A window of Geothrix edaphica genomic DNA:
GCCCGGATGAAGGCCCCAAGGCCCAGAGCAGAGTCAAGGAAGCCGGAAAGTACAGCTTCATCGACAAGGTGAAGGTCCGCCTCGTGGACTCGGAGTATTGGGCCGAGGCCAACAACTTCGGACACAAGAACCTCCATGTGCCTACCCACTACGTCGTGGACTACGAGCGCCTGCTCACGGGCGGGATCTGGGCCCAGATGGACATGCGCTTCGAATACGACGAGGAGTCCAAGGGCAAATACCCCTTCTGGATCGATCGCCTGAACCCCATCCAGATCGCGAGCTTCGACCTGGAGGAATACCGGAAGCTGCGCCAGGAGTTCACCACGGACGAGTGGATCGACTTCATCCTCCGGAGCCTTGGCTACGAGCCGACGGCCATGGACCGCCGCCTGAAGCTGCTCTTCCTCATCCGCCTGATTCCTTTGACGGAGCGGAACTACAACATGGTGGAGCTCGGCCCCCGTGGCACGGGCAAGAGCTACGTAATCCAGGAAGTCAGTCCCTACGCATCACTGCTGACCGGCCCCACTACCGTGGCAAACCTCTTCGGCCACATGAACGGGAAACAGAAGGGCATGGTGCAGATCTGGGACGTGGTGGGCTTTGACGAGGTGGCCGACCTCCAGAAAATGCCCAAGGAAGTCATCACCACGATGAAGACGTATTGTGAGTCCGGAAGCTACCAGCGGGGCCAAGAGGCGACCTCGGGTGATGGTTCCATCGCCATGTTCGGGAATACCCAGCAACCCATTGATGTGATGGTCCAGTCGGGCCACCTCTTCGAGCCAATGCCCGACGTGATCCGGGATGACATGGCCTTCATCGACCGTCTGCACTTCTATCTCCCTGGCTGGGAGATCCCGAAGATGCACAACGACCTCTTCACCGACCACTACGGCTTCGTGGTGGACTACCTGGCAGAGGCCCTACGAGAGCTCCGGAAGCACAACTTCACGGAGGTTATCGACCACCACTTCGCGCTCGGGGCCCACCTCAACGCACGTGACCGCAAGGCCGTCCGCAAGACCGTTTCCGGCCTGATGAAGATCCTCCACCCCCATGGCCAGTGCAGCCAGGAGGAGATGGGCGAACTGCTGGAACTCGCGCTGGAAGGGCGTCGGCGCGTGAAAGAGCAGCTAAAGAAGATGGGGAGCTTCGAGTACTACCACACGAGCTTCAGCTACACCGTGCAGGA
This region includes:
- the brxL gene encoding protease Lon-related BREX system protein BrxL, which encodes MNASPQRDPLDDKVNRHFAGKVVRKDLVRKVKVGANVPVFVLEYLLGKYCASADEMAIQVGLQVVNDTLAKNYIRPDEGPKAQSRVKEAGKYSFIDKVKVRLVDSEYWAEANNFGHKNLHVPTHYVVDYERLLTGGIWAQMDMRFEYDEESKGKYPFWIDRLNPIQIASFDLEEYRKLRQEFTTDEWIDFILRSLGYEPTAMDRRLKLLFLIRLIPLTERNYNMVELGPRGTGKSYVIQEVSPYASLLTGPTTVANLFGHMNGKQKGMVQIWDVVGFDEVADLQKMPKEVITTMKTYCESGSYQRGQEATSGDGSIAMFGNTQQPIDVMVQSGHLFEPMPDVIRDDMAFIDRLHFYLPGWEIPKMHNDLFTDHYGFVVDYLAEALRELRKHNFTEVIDHHFALGAHLNARDRKAVRKTVSGLMKILHPHGQCSQEEMGELLELALEGRRRVKEQLKKMGSFEYYHTSFSYTVQESGEERFVGVPEQGGRDLISQDPLSPGTVYAAGVSAEGTVGLYRVEVTLSSGTSKLKLAGGISGSTKEALQRAFGYLLAHKTDLSVAKDVDTSDFHVEVVDLLNNRLEVEPGVAFFVAFMSALRKAPVSPAMLILGDLSIQGNLKPLRSLVEPLQVGMDNGARRALVPIENKRNFLEVTGDVVEKVDPVFFGDPKMAAAKAIG